Proteins from one Anthonomus grandis grandis chromosome 8, icAntGran1.3, whole genome shotgun sequence genomic window:
- the LOC126739980 gene encoding ionotropic receptor 75a-like, whose translation MPLRVSYVIQDKNTMNHLTDYRDKHLDNLTKINFILYNILCDLLNCTQIPLFTNGWGFETKNKTTNRTTFSHGMFEDLMYDKSDVAGTVSFTPATRLKYFKYMFAPIKDFSVHFVFRAPPLAYYTNLVVLPFDTMVWLTIGIVLVFCCILTNAIFHWEVKQEEFAEDLETYQENEPSFLDVVIMQIAVICQIDFFYEPKSISGKIATFTVLIFCTFIYTAFSARIVLLLQSNTNKIDNLNALYATNFEFGVESQLYNIFYFKEPSDRSDETWRKKIYENKIKKGNSEKFFGAAEGMRLVRDSYFTFHIEQTVANYLIDRSFSHTQKCALKFVETIYKADIPYLAIPRNSPYMEFLIVSFRRLAETGLHNREYRNCFTKKPSCEGRTNTFVSVGLIESYFAFLVFGCGICISLILLLLENLVFR comes from the exons ATGCCTTTAAGGGTGTCTTATGTGATTCAAGATAAAAACACCATGAATCATTTAACAGATTACAG agATAAGCATTTAGATAACCTAACaaaaatcaactttattttGTACAATATCTTATGTGATCTATTAAATTGCACTCAGATACCACTCTTTACCAACGGGTGGGGTTTCGAAACCAAGAACAAAACTACCAACCGTACTACGTTTTCACATGGAATGTTTGAGGACCTCATGTATGATAAATCCGATGTAGCAG gAACTGTTTCATTTACACCCGCCACtcgacttaaatattttaaatatatgtttgcACCGATCAAAGATTTTTCCGTACATTTTGTATTTCGAGCACCTCCACTAGCCTACTATACCAACTTAGTAGTGCTGCCATTTGACACCATGGTATGGCTAACTATTGGAATTGTCCTAGTTTTCTGCTGCATTCTTACCAATGCCATTTTCCATTGGGAAGTGAAACAAGAAGAGTTTGCTGAAGACCTAGAAACTTATCAGGAAAACGAGCCGAGTTTCTTGGATGTCGTTATAATGCAG atcgCGGTGATCTGTCAAATAGACTTTTTCTACGAACCAAAAAGTATCTCTGGGAAAATTGCCACGTTCacagtattaatattttgtacctTCATTTATACCGCATTCTCAGCCAGGATTGTTTTACTTCTACAATCAAACACCaacaaaattgataatttaaatgcCTTGTACGCCACTAACTTTGAGTTTGGAGTTGAAAGccaattatataatatattttattttaag GAGCCCAGTGATCGTAGTGATGAAACATGGCGTAAGAAAATttatgaaaacaaaattaaaaaaggaaattctgaaaaattttttggagcTGCAGAGGGAATGCGACTGGTTAGAGACTCATATTTTACTTTTCACATTGAGCAGACTGTCGCCAACTATTTAATCGATAGATCATTTTCGCATACTCAAAAATGCGCCTTAAAGTTTGTAGAAACAATTTACAAAGCTGATATTCCATACTTGGCCATTCCTAGGAATTCACCTTACATGGAATTTCTCATTGTCAG tttcagaaGACTAGCAGAAACTGGTCTGCACAACAGAGAATACCGAAACTGCTTTACTAAAAAACCATCATGCGAAGGCAGAACTAATACTTTCGTAAGCGTGGGCCTTATAGAATCCTATTTTGCCTTTTTAGTTTTCGGATGCGGTATTTGTATCAGCCTAATATTACTTCTGCTCGAAAACTTAGTTTttagataa
- the LOC126739985 gene encoding uncharacterized protein LOC126739985, translating into MSTEENESILNEIFKNEEDQQIVLSIREELMERVMDECYKSYIKSQTIKFVVQCAYDALLKYLSFECYYHPEPPDTSTPIWTPDLPIEPSPKDTWAADAVPIRYVDYCEEAPDIIYESRSIFTTPSNTKTDLTFDFTDHQSEVCPCIEHLCICKKPIENVWEETSISNSSPPFESTKYASTVPLDEYSIVDDQKLNNTDQSVTISESYFSSSEFTNQVPNIEETTTGSQTTYHNESSIKMDAGEPKIMSKPKFRKRSKIKEEADKKIKVPDSLCRGSIASDIILPPIRVSTALHSKMNTQEKK; encoded by the coding sequence ATGTCAACTGAAGAAAATGAATCGATCCttaatgaaattttcaaaaatgaagAAGATCAGCAAATCGTGCTCTCAATTAGAGAAGAACTTATGGAAAGGGTAATGGACGAATGCTATAAAAGTTACATTAAAAGTCAAACTATAAAATTTGTCGTGCAGTGTGCCTACGatgctttattaaaatatttgtcatTTGAGTGTTACTATCATCCAGAACCGCCCGATACATCTACGCCTATTTGGACTCCTGATTTGCCGATAGAACCTTCTCCAAAAGACACGTGGGCTGCTGATGCCGTACCTATTAGATATGTTGATTATTGTGAAGAAGCACCAGATATAATATATGAGAGCCGTTCGATTTTTACCACCCCAAGCAATACGAAGACTGACCTTACATTCGATTTCACAGATCACCAATCAGAAGTATGTCCATGTATTGAGCATCTGTGCATTTGTAAGAAACCGATTGAGAACGTATGGGAAGAAACTAGCATATCCAACTCATCACCACCATTTGAATCAACAAAATACGCCAGTACGGTGCCACTAGATGAATATTCAATAGTAGATGATCAAAAGTTAAATAATACGGATCAATCAGTCACTATTAGCGAATCATATTTTTCTAGTTCCGAGTTTACCAATCAAGTACCAAATATAGAGGAAACCACGACAGGAAGTCAAACGACATATCATAATGAAAGTAGTATCAAAATGGATGCAGGTGAACCTAAAATTATGTCCAAACCAAAGTTTAGAAAGCGttctaaaattaaagaagaagctgataaaaaaattaaagtcccGGATAGCTTATGTAGAGGATCTATAGCAAGTGACATTATTTTGCCTCCAATCAGAGTTAGTACAGCTTTGCATTCGAAGATGAacacacaagaaaaaaaataa